A section of the Candidatus Limnocylindrales bacterium genome encodes:
- a CDS encoding dockerin type I domain-containing protein, producing the protein MTFPRSRGPAPMLRRLVMADLTLAAMCASIPATILATTLAPGQAHAQIFASTTTTTALPGTTTTTLFIPVDVSGGGDFEGGFPAGSFDTYTFEITGTRVLLAETTNGFGGCPGDTIITLRQAGAGGTCTSYGDDLPCIAFDDDSGISLCSRLEHRLPAGQYDIRVSTYGGKKLNRYFLHVGFFQTDCGNHVVEIGEQCDDGNTAGGDCCSAGCEREAQGSPCNDGLFCNGADSCSATGFCTQHSGVQCPGADGDSNCAESCSDAAGGCTGPDPNGSPCNDGIFCNGTDTCSNGSCSIHSGNPCGGPDGDGDCSESCSEQAKACTASDPNGSACNDTEFCNGPDSCSNGSCSQHAGNPCAGPDGDANCAESCNEANDSCTADDPAGAPCNDGQFCNGPDTCVAGACSSHAGNPCDGPDGDNDCSETCDDVADACTGADPEGTDCDDGLACNGTDKCHLGECGVHVGVECPGSDGDADCSESCSDSGSPGCTNPDPNGSACDDGIFCNGADTCSNGTCSHHAGSPCAGPDNDANCAESCSEELKTCTAADPDSAPCNDGLFCNGADACSNGSCSVHPGNPCDGPDGDSDCSEVCNEQAKACTANDPNGSACNDAVFCNGADTCSNGSCSQHAGDPCAGPDGDGNCAESCNEAGDSCSSNDPNGSACNDGLFCNGTDTCLGGACSSHSGNPCDGPDGDIDCSETCDDVADACTGADPEGSDCSDGLTCDGVDKCHLGECSVHIGLACPGNDGDANCSESCSDNGLPGCTNPDPDGIPCDDGIFCNGLDTCLGGACSQHAGSPCPGPDNDANCSESCNEQAKTCTAHDPTGSACNDGNPCTQASTCSSAGACTGSATSDCDDHDPCTTDACTEGPQHCSHTPIPDCTTTTTTTTTTSLPPGSICGDVSGDGIVKASDALTILKAAVGGSQCSGGKFCICDANGNGTLSATDALITLKRAVDAGVNLACRC; encoded by the coding sequence ATGACATTCCCGAGATCGCGCGGCCCGGCACCGATGCTGCGCCGCCTGGTGATGGCGGATCTGACGCTCGCGGCGATGTGCGCGAGCATCCCGGCAACCATCCTCGCGACCACTCTGGCGCCGGGACAGGCGCACGCGCAGATCTTCGCTTCGACGACGACCACGACTGCGCTGCCGGGAACCACGACCACGACGCTGTTCATCCCGGTCGACGTTAGCGGCGGCGGAGACTTCGAAGGCGGTTTTCCGGCCGGATCGTTCGACACCTACACGTTCGAGATCACGGGCACGCGCGTGCTGCTCGCGGAGACCACCAACGGATTCGGCGGCTGCCCGGGCGATACGATCATCACCCTGCGCCAGGCCGGCGCCGGCGGAACCTGCACGTCGTACGGAGACGATCTGCCGTGTATCGCGTTCGACGACGACTCGGGGATTTCGCTGTGCTCGCGGCTGGAGCACCGGCTGCCGGCCGGCCAGTACGACATCCGCGTATCGACGTACGGCGGCAAGAAGCTCAACCGCTATTTCCTGCACGTCGGCTTCTTCCAGACCGACTGCGGAAATCACGTGGTCGAGATCGGCGAGCAGTGCGACGACGGCAACACCGCCGGCGGCGATTGCTGCTCGGCCGGCTGCGAGCGCGAAGCCCAGGGATCGCCGTGCAACGACGGCCTGTTCTGCAATGGCGCCGACAGCTGCAGCGCGACGGGATTCTGCACGCAGCATTCCGGCGTCCAGTGCCCCGGCGCCGACGGCGATTCGAACTGCGCCGAGTCGTGCAGCGACGCTGCCGGCGGGTGCACGGGGCCGGACCCGAACGGCAGCCCGTGCAACGACGGGATCTTCTGCAACGGCACCGATACCTGCTCGAACGGATCGTGCAGCATTCACTCGGGCAATCCGTGCGGGGGACCGGACGGAGATGGCGATTGCTCGGAAAGCTGCAGCGAGCAAGCAAAAGCGTGCACCGCCAGCGATCCGAACGGGTCCGCCTGCAACGACACGGAATTCTGCAACGGCCCCGACAGCTGCTCGAACGGAAGCTGCAGCCAGCACGCCGGCAATCCGTGCGCGGGCCCGGATGGTGATGCCAATTGCGCGGAGTCGTGCAACGAGGCGAACGACTCGTGCACCGCCGACGATCCGGCCGGCGCGCCGTGCAACGACGGACAGTTCTGCAACGGCCCGGACACCTGTGTGGCCGGCGCGTGCAGCTCGCACGCCGGCAACCCGTGCGACGGACCGGACGGCGACAACGATTGTTCGGAGACATGCGACGACGTCGCCGATGCGTGCACCGGCGCGGACCCCGAAGGCACCGACTGCGACGACGGACTTGCATGCAACGGCACCGACAAATGCCATCTCGGCGAATGCGGCGTACACGTCGGTGTCGAGTGTCCCGGCAGCGACGGAGACGCCGACTGCTCGGAATCGTGCAGCGACAGCGGATCGCCGGGATGCACCAATCCCGATCCGAACGGATCGGCCTGCGACGACGGAATTTTCTGCAACGGGGCCGACACCTGTTCGAACGGAACCTGCAGCCATCATGCCGGCAGCCCGTGCGCAGGGCCCGACAACGATGCCAACTGCGCCGAGTCGTGCAGCGAGGAGCTCAAGACCTGCACCGCGGCCGATCCCGATAGCGCGCCGTGCAACGACGGGCTCTTCTGCAACGGCGCCGACGCATGCTCGAACGGCTCGTGCAGCGTTCATCCGGGCAATCCGTGCGACGGGCCCGACGGCGACTCGGACTGCTCCGAAGTCTGCAACGAGCAGGCAAAAGCCTGCACTGCCAACGATCCCAACGGATCCGCGTGCAACGATGCCGTGTTCTGCAACGGCGCCGACACCTGCTCGAACGGGAGCTGCAGCCAGCATGCCGGCGATCCGTGCGCCGGCCCGGATGGCGACGGCAACTGCGCCGAGTCGTGCAACGAAGCGGGCGATTCGTGCTCTTCGAACGATCCGAACGGCTCGGCGTGCAACGACGGGCTGTTCTGCAACGGCACCGATACCTGCCTCGGCGGCGCCTGCAGCTCGCATTCCGGCAATCCGTGCGACGGCCCGGACGGCGACATCGACTGCTCCGAAACCTGTGACGACGTGGCCGATGCGTGCACCGGCGCCGATCCCGAAGGCAGCGACTGCAGCGACGGGCTGACATGCGACGGCGTCGACAAGTGCCACCTCGGCGAGTGCAGCGTGCACATCGGTCTTGCGTGCCCCGGCAACGACGGCGACGCCAACTGCTCCGAATCGTGCAGCGACAACGGCCTGCCCGGCTGCACCAATCCGGATCCGGACGGAATCCCGTGCGACGACGGGATCTTCTGCAACGGCCTCGACACGTGCCTCGGCGGGGCCTGCAGCCAGCACGCCGGAAGCCCGTGCCCGGGCCCCGACAACGATGCGAACTGTTCCGAGTCGTGCAACGAACAGGCAAAGACGTGCACGGCGCACGATCCGACCGGCAGCGCGTGCAATGACGGCAATCCGTGCACGCAGGCGTCGACGTGCAGCAGTGCCGGAGCCTGCACGGGCAGCGCGACCAGCGACTGCGACGATCACGATCCGTGCACGACCGATGCGTGCACGGAGGGACCGCAGCATTGCTCCCACACCCCGATTCCCGACTGCACGACGACGACCACCACCACCACGACCACGTCGCTGCCGCCGGGCAGCATCTGCGGCGACGTCAGCGGGGACGGCATCGTCAAGGCTTCCGACGCGCTGACGATTCTCAAGGCGGCAGTCGGCGGTTCGCAGTGCAGCGGCGGCAAGTTCTGCATCTGCGACGCCAACGGCAACGGCACGCTCTCGGCAACCGACGCGCTGATCACGCTCAAGCGTGCGGTCGATGCCGGGGTGAACCTGGCCTGCAGGTGCTGA
- a CDS encoding beta-ketoacyl synthase chain length factor, producing MIRAVVRDWSAWAPGLESREAWQEWAASPAPLRDDGAPDARAVPAMIRRRCTTLSRAMLTAAYGATSGIAASSVRTVFASRYGSINESVPLLRNIAYDEKMSPSRFTHTVHNAQSGLFSIAVGNRHASSALSARAESFACGFLEAATHLHREPERPVLLVMGDVTLAEAFASLIDDPPAVYSVALVLASSGEGTAVRFGVRGDEQPAKPGTAVAADEALRRGWSDAAEFVRWMLSEEAGLVLKGNGREWWWQRDADTASASR from the coding sequence TTGATTCGCGCCGTTGTCCGGGACTGGTCGGCGTGGGCGCCGGGGCTCGAAAGCCGCGAAGCGTGGCAAGAGTGGGCTGCGTCGCCGGCGCCGCTGCGCGACGACGGTGCTCCGGATGCGCGCGCCGTGCCCGCGATGATCCGCCGCCGCTGCACGACGCTGTCGCGCGCGATGCTGACTGCGGCGTACGGCGCGACGAGCGGAATTGCCGCGTCGAGCGTGCGCACGGTCTTTGCCTCGCGTTACGGCAGCATCAACGAGTCGGTCCCGCTGCTTCGCAACATTGCGTACGACGAGAAGATGTCGCCGTCGCGCTTCACCCACACCGTACACAACGCGCAGTCGGGTCTGTTCTCGATCGCAGTCGGAAACCGGCATGCGTCGAGCGCGCTGTCCGCGCGGGCGGAAAGCTTCGCGTGCGGGTTCCTCGAAGCCGCGACGCATCTTCACCGCGAGCCCGAGCGGCCGGTGCTGCTGGTGATGGGCGACGTGACGCTGGCCGAAGCGTTTGCTTCGTTGATCGACGATCCTCCGGCCGTCTACTCGGTGGCCCTGGTGCTCGCGTCATCCGGCGAAGGCACGGCCGTGCGGTTCGGCGTGCGCGGCGACGAACAACCCGCGAAGCCGGGAACGGCGGTCGCAGCGGACGAGGCGCTGCGGCGCGGCTGGTCGGATGCAGCCGAATTCGTTCGCTGGATGCTGTCGGAAGAAGCGGGGCTCGTGCTGAAAGGAAATGGAAGGGAATGGTGGTGGCAGCGGGACGCGGACACCGCGTCCGCGTCCCGCTGA
- a CDS encoding Smr/MutS family protein, with the protein MDLVHRTLEVLDWPFVTEAMASHARTPAGRERALRVDLARDVPTVEESFDAIDEVFALVDRRAGMPPVGGIEPIDGQLERAARGEVLATDEIAFVASTLGALASLEDFVRRHSADAPALARLGAAISPDRRLCRTFAAAIDEHGMLSQQAWPVLGELRRRIASLERSIRTTLEALLDSPEYADVLQDRFVTVRGDRFVVPVKSHARNLGLGIVHDASRSERTVFVEPASIVPIGNERRMAESALAEEERRILAELSAELGGHAAALRAALDGAAALDLACARTDFAARIDGHRPRVGTDGIVALERARHPVLALGRASVVANDLRLDSARPVLVLTGPNAGGKTVAMKTIGLCALLVRAGCFIPAAGGSRVDIFDPVLADIGDMQTVHEGLSSFSAHLATLARMLETAGRGTLLLLDEIAAGTDPAQGGALARAILERFADAGARIVVTTHYTQVKRMGADDPRVEVSALEYADGKPTYRVVPGSVGESHALAAAGRAGIDSVLIERARELMDAGERALADALAALEAEKTRAAEAATRAEALAQSLALREHAVAAREEEIRGRAKEVERRAASKLVDTLRAAEDDVRRAVRELRENTSRERADAARAAIETARSAIAEARRDNAAPPRQPKPGDKVRVTGVGLVGEVVEARDGELEIRAGAMTVRAKVSEVEVLAAPRAVGASPAQVHSEPKPRRASGDWLDAALRMPANTLDLRGVRVEEGLARLEEFLDESMLASREVVFVLHGHGSGAMKSAVRRALSQSPYVSATAPAPEDQGGDALTVSRLRG; encoded by the coding sequence ATGGATCTGGTCCATCGCACGCTGGAAGTCCTCGACTGGCCGTTCGTCACCGAAGCGATGGCAAGCCACGCACGCACTCCGGCCGGCCGCGAGCGCGCATTGCGGGTCGATCTGGCCCGGGATGTCCCGACGGTGGAAGAGTCGTTCGATGCAATCGACGAAGTCTTCGCGCTCGTCGACCGGCGCGCCGGCATGCCGCCGGTCGGCGGCATCGAGCCGATCGACGGGCAGCTCGAGCGGGCCGCGCGGGGCGAGGTTCTCGCGACCGACGAGATCGCGTTCGTCGCATCCACGCTCGGTGCGCTCGCGTCGCTCGAGGATTTTGTTCGCCGCCACAGCGCGGATGCTCCGGCGCTTGCGAGGCTCGGCGCGGCAATTTCCCCCGACCGGCGGCTGTGCCGGACGTTCGCGGCCGCCATCGACGAGCACGGCATGCTGTCGCAGCAGGCCTGGCCGGTGCTCGGCGAGCTGCGGCGCCGCATCGCTTCGCTCGAGCGCAGCATCCGCACCACGCTCGAAGCGCTGCTCGATTCGCCCGAGTATGCCGACGTGCTGCAGGATCGCTTCGTCACCGTTCGCGGCGATCGCTTCGTGGTTCCGGTCAAGTCGCACGCGAGAAACCTCGGGCTCGGAATCGTCCACGATGCGTCGCGCAGCGAACGCACCGTGTTCGTCGAGCCGGCATCGATCGTTCCGATCGGAAACGAACGCCGCATGGCCGAGTCGGCGCTCGCCGAGGAAGAACGACGCATCCTTGCGGAGCTGTCGGCCGAGCTCGGCGGGCACGCGGCAGCGCTGCGGGCTGCTCTCGACGGTGCCGCTGCACTCGATCTCGCGTGCGCGCGCACCGACTTTGCTGCGCGCATCGACGGCCACCGTCCGCGCGTAGGCACCGACGGCATCGTGGCCCTCGAGCGCGCGCGGCATCCGGTGCTTGCGCTCGGCCGCGCGAGCGTGGTCGCCAACGATCTGCGGCTCGACAGCGCGCGCCCGGTGCTGGTGCTGACCGGCCCCAACGCCGGCGGAAAGACAGTCGCGATGAAGACGATCGGCCTGTGCGCGCTGCTGGTGCGCGCCGGCTGTTTCATTCCGGCCGCCGGCGGATCGCGCGTCGACATTTTCGACCCGGTGCTCGCCGACATCGGCGACATGCAGACCGTGCACGAAGGGCTCTCGAGCTTCTCGGCGCATCTCGCCACGCTCGCGCGCATGCTCGAGACCGCCGGCCGCGGAACGCTGCTGCTGCTCGACGAGATCGCGGCAGGTACCGATCCTGCGCAGGGCGGCGCGCTGGCGCGCGCGATCCTCGAGCGGTTTGCGGATGCGGGAGCGCGCATCGTCGTGACCACGCACTACACGCAGGTCAAGCGCATGGGCGCCGACGATCCGCGCGTCGAGGTTTCGGCGCTCGAATACGCCGACGGTAAGCCGACCTACCGCGTGGTGCCGGGCTCGGTCGGCGAGAGCCATGCGCTCGCCGCCGCCGGCCGCGCCGGCATCGACAGCGTTCTCATCGAGCGCGCGCGCGAGCTGATGGACGCCGGCGAGCGTGCCCTCGCCGATGCGCTCGCCGCGCTCGAGGCCGAGAAGACCCGTGCCGCCGAGGCGGCCACGCGCGCCGAGGCTCTGGCGCAGTCGCTGGCGTTGCGCGAACACGCCGTGGCTGCGCGCGAAGAGGAGATTCGTGGCCGCGCCAAAGAAGTCGAGCGGCGCGCGGCCTCGAAGCTCGTCGACACCCTGCGCGCGGCCGAAGACGACGTCCGGCGAGCGGTGCGCGAGCTTCGCGAGAACACCAGCCGCGAGCGCGCGGATGCCGCACGCGCAGCAATCGAGACGGCACGATCCGCGATCGCCGAAGCCCGCCGTGACAACGCCGCGCCGCCGCGCCAGCCGAAACCCGGAGACAAGGTGCGCGTAACCGGCGTCGGGCTGGTGGGCGAAGTCGTCGAGGCGCGCGATGGAGAGCTCGAGATCCGCGCCGGCGCGATGACGGTGCGCGCGAAAGTCTCCGAGGTCGAAGTCCTGGCCGCGCCGCGAGCTGTCGGCGCATCGCCGGCGCAGGTGCACAGCGAGCCGAAGCCGCGGCGCGCTTCCGGCGACTGGCTCGACGCGGCGCTGCGCATGCCGGCCAACACGCTCGATCTGCGCGGCGTGCGCGTGGAGGAAGGCCTCGCGCGCCTCGAGGAGTTCCTCGACGAATCGATGCTCGCCAGCCGCGAAGTCGTGTTCGTGCTGCACGGCCACGGCAGCGGCGCGATGAAGAGCGCCGTGCGGCGCGCGCTGTCGCAGTCGCCGTACGTGAGCGCCACGGCGCCGGCGCCGGAAGACCAGGGCGGCGACGCGCTGACGGTGTCGCGGCTGCGCGGGTAG
- a CDS encoding dienelactone hydrolase family protein: protein MLADYRRSDFSHEGTTKPVYVRGDGPAVIVMHEIPGVTPKVVRFADWIVEAGFRVYMPLLVGEAGREPTLAYGLASIARVCVSREFAVLASNRSSPITVWLRALARHASAETGGGPVGALGMCFSGNFALAMMMEPCLKAPVLSQPSMPFCVSRAHGKALHVSPEELTCLKQRCLDGEKVLALRFKGDPMSPASKFETLRREIGSAFEGIELEDSCANPDALQKQAHSVLTEHLIDRDGEPTREAVTRVIGFFRERLRGGTAATNAAPAAIPALAASRILP, encoded by the coding sequence ATGCTCGCCGACTACCGCCGCTCCGACTTCTCGCACGAGGGAACGACGAAACCTGTCTATGTTCGCGGCGACGGCCCGGCGGTCATCGTCATGCACGAGATTCCGGGCGTCACTCCGAAAGTCGTGCGCTTTGCCGACTGGATCGTCGAGGCCGGATTCCGCGTGTACATGCCGCTTCTGGTCGGCGAGGCCGGCCGCGAGCCGACGCTCGCCTACGGCCTCGCATCGATTGCGCGCGTCTGCGTCAGCCGCGAGTTCGCGGTGCTTGCGTCCAACCGCTCGAGCCCGATCACGGTCTGGCTGCGCGCGCTTGCGCGCCACGCTTCGGCGGAGACCGGCGGCGGACCGGTCGGCGCGCTCGGCATGTGCTTTTCGGGCAACTTCGCGCTCGCGATGATGATGGAGCCGTGCCTGAAGGCGCCCGTGCTGTCGCAGCCGTCGATGCCGTTCTGTGTCAGCCGCGCCCACGGCAAGGCGCTTCATGTCTCGCCCGAAGAGCTCACCTGCCTGAAGCAGCGGTGTCTCGACGGCGAGAAGGTCCTCGCGCTCCGGTTCAAGGGTGATCCGATGTCGCCGGCATCCAAGTTCGAAACCCTGCGCCGCGAGATCGGCAGCGCATTCGAGGGGATCGAGCTCGAGGATTCCTGCGCGAATCCGGATGCGCTGCAGAAGCAGGCGCACAGCGTGCTGACCGAGCATCTGATCGACAGGGACGGTGAGCCGACCCGCGAAGCCGTCACGCGCGTGATCGGTTTCTTCCGCGAGCGGCTGCGTGGAGGGACGGCGGCCACGAACGCCGCGCCGGCAGCGATCCCTGCGCTCGCCGCGTCGAGAATTCTTCCGTGA
- a CDS encoding beta-ketoacyl-ACP synthase produces the protein MTGRPRACRLSAIAMANNLGAGIAEIWPRLAGGDTSRFVRRRGLAPDREILVGMIDADFPVLDPSMAEYDCRNNRLVAAVLSQIRAPIEDAIRSFGRGRIAVVAGTSTSGVGDAEEAIRHRERTGSLPRRFRAAQLEFGGIAEFVASWLGTTGPAFTLSTACSSGARALASARSLLEMDVADAVVCGAADTICGLTSSGFSSLGLICEELTNPCSVNRCGITLGEAAAFFLVTRESGGVQLTGVGESSEAHHMSAPDPDGAGALAAMRGALADAGLAPGDISYLNIHGTGTPANDAMECRAIWTLFEDRVPASSTKPLTGHTLGAAGATEAAFCAEILLHRAARELVLPPHRWDGVADPALPRLDFAGDGRRAVTGETCHVMSNSFGFGGNNCTLVFSHGPEVGS, from the coding sequence ATGACCGGCCGGCCTCGCGCATGCCGCCTGTCTGCGATCGCGATGGCGAACAACCTCGGCGCCGGTATCGCCGAGATCTGGCCGCGCCTTGCGGGCGGCGATACCAGCCGCTTCGTCCGCCGCCGCGGCCTCGCTCCCGACCGTGAGATCCTCGTCGGAATGATCGACGCGGACTTTCCGGTGCTCGATCCTTCGATGGCCGAGTACGACTGTCGCAACAACCGCCTGGTTGCCGCAGTGCTCTCGCAGATCCGCGCGCCGATCGAGGATGCGATCCGCAGTTTCGGGCGCGGGCGCATCGCCGTCGTCGCCGGCACGAGCACGTCCGGTGTGGGAGATGCCGAAGAAGCCATCCGCCATCGCGAGCGCACCGGCTCGCTGCCGCGCCGGTTTCGCGCCGCGCAGCTCGAGTTCGGCGGTATCGCCGAGTTTGTCGCGTCGTGGCTCGGCACGACCGGTCCGGCGTTCACGCTGTCGACGGCCTGCTCGTCCGGTGCGCGTGCGCTCGCGTCGGCGAGGTCGCTGCTCGAGATGGACGTTGCCGACGCCGTCGTGTGCGGCGCGGCCGACACCATCTGCGGCCTCACTTCGAGCGGCTTCAGCTCGCTCGGGCTGATCTGCGAGGAGCTGACCAATCCGTGCAGCGTCAACCGCTGCGGAATCACGCTCGGCGAGGCTGCCGCGTTCTTCCTGGTCACGCGCGAGAGCGGCGGCGTACAGCTGACGGGAGTCGGCGAGTCGAGCGAAGCGCACCATATGTCGGCGCCGGATCCCGACGGCGCCGGCGCTCTCGCCGCGATGCGCGGTGCGCTTGCCGATGCGGGCCTCGCGCCCGGCGACATCTCGTATCTCAACATCCACGGCACCGGCACTCCGGCCAACGATGCGATGGAATGCCGCGCAATCTGGACGCTGTTCGAGGATCGCGTGCCGGCCAGCTCGACCAAGCCGCTGACCGGCCACACGCTCGGCGCGGCCGGCGCAACCGAAGCGGCGTTCTGCGCGGAGATCCTCCTTCATCGCGCGGCCCGCGAGCTCGTGTTGCCGCCGCACCGCTGGGACGGCGTCGCCGACCCCGCGCTTCCGCGCCTCGATTTCGCCGGCGATGGTCGCCGCGCGGTCACGGGCGAGACGTGCCACGTCATGAGCAACTCGTTCGGTTTCGGCGGCAACAACTGCACGCTGGTGTTCTCGCACGGTCCGGAGGTCGGAAGTTGA
- a CDS encoding MipA/OmpV family protein, which translates to MKFPSRRALSLRSWSIVTVSVMVGAIACDRASAETRPKWELGVGSVFYTQPDYVGSDEYRFHPIPFPWVIYRGSRLRLDRESMQTRIFGTDLVRLDLSAGGQVSVDSDDNDRRHGMHDLDWIAQIGPTVKFRVAMSENGRHVLDVDVPLRTALAVDLDNFAYEGLVASPKLQYRFEPDVYRVEANAGLEFSNNEYNEYIYGVAPQFETPSRRAYNPNGGYAGFRISTGVSRYFGPFYVGIFARYTNLAGAAFENSPLVGSDSAFMGGIAIGWVWLSSKEMVPVGAEANLAAHEAAVHRNDPAPPPSSPTDTPETFPEPGTGNAPSAGPDRAAEKNRK; encoded by the coding sequence GTGAAATTCCCTTCCCGTCGGGCTCTGTCGCTGCGTTCGTGGTCGATCGTTACCGTTTCCGTGATGGTCGGCGCGATTGCCTGCGACCGCGCGTCGGCCGAGACCCGCCCGAAGTGGGAGCTCGGAGTCGGCAGCGTCTTCTACACGCAGCCCGATTACGTCGGCTCGGACGAGTACCGCTTCCATCCGATCCCGTTTCCGTGGGTGATCTATCGCGGCTCGCGGCTGCGCCTGGACCGCGAATCGATGCAGACGCGGATCTTCGGAACCGACCTCGTGCGGCTCGACCTGTCGGCCGGCGGCCAGGTTTCGGTCGACAGCGACGACAACGACCGCCGTCACGGGATGCACGATCTCGACTGGATCGCGCAGATCGGGCCGACCGTGAAATTCCGCGTTGCGATGAGCGAGAACGGCCGTCACGTGCTCGACGTCGACGTTCCGCTGCGCACGGCGCTCGCCGTCGATCTCGACAACTTCGCGTACGAAGGGCTGGTTGCGAGCCCGAAGCTGCAGTACCGGTTCGAGCCGGACGTCTACCGCGTGGAGGCCAACGCGGGCCTGGAATTCAGCAACAACGAATACAACGAATACATCTACGGCGTGGCGCCGCAGTTCGAGACGCCGAGCCGCCGCGCGTACAACCCGAACGGCGGATACGCGGGGTTTCGTATCTCCACCGGCGTGAGCCGTTATTTCGGACCGTTCTACGTCGGCATCTTCGCGCGCTATACGAATCTTGCCGGCGCGGCGTTCGAAAACAGCCCTCTCGTCGGCAGCGACAGCGCATTCATGGGCGGCATCGCGATCGGCTGGGTCTGGCTGTCGTCGAAAGAAATGGTACCGGTCGGCGCCGAAGCCAATCTTGCGGCGCACGAGGCGGCCGTACACAGGAACGATCCCGCGCCGCCGCCGTCTTCACCAACCGACACGCCGGAAACATTTCCTGAGCCTGGGACGGGCAACGCACCATCGGCGGGACCGGATCGCGCCGCAGAGAAAAACCGGAAATGA